One Methylocaldum marinum DNA window includes the following coding sequences:
- a CDS encoding Nramp family divalent metal transporter, which translates to MNRPITRDSAFSDLARKPLPAFPGWWAALGPGIVWMALAQGSGELIWWPYLIAKYGLSFLFLLIPACLLQYPINVEIGRYTLLTGESIFHGFIRLNRLFGILLWILMSVSFLWFGAFASAGGTALAALTHFPDGWDARNQSLFWGYCSIAVFVTAIVFSKVVYVLVERFMKIVALTTVAGLLWACLQTEVVTAAPGFLQGLLGPTAPLPRPWETQDATKLLTAIAFAGLGGFWILFYSYWLRDKGVGMAVHMGKITGAIAGKPEVVTSDGFLPIDLAENKHHWKKWRQFLRTDVLIGIVGNLLTTLMTCLLAYALLFPKGLLPQDYELAVVQSRFFEVGWGELGRLLFLVVASAFLADTWLATADAVSRMQADIVHVLFPKSRRIALRTWYYIFLALLTLITSLTMLLDTPGTLILTSAVIGFGGTVMFPVALYLLNYRRLSPQLPIWAKPSSAGSWLLGLSFIVYLGLALAYGWTMLAG; encoded by the coding sequence GAAAACCTCTGCCCGCGTTTCCCGGCTGGTGGGCGGCACTGGGACCCGGAATCGTGTGGATGGCGCTGGCACAAGGCAGCGGCGAGCTGATCTGGTGGCCTTATTTGATTGCCAAATACGGACTGAGCTTTCTTTTCCTCCTGATTCCGGCCTGCCTGCTCCAATACCCGATCAATGTCGAAATCGGCCGATATACCCTTTTGACCGGTGAAAGCATTTTCCATGGGTTTATTCGGCTCAACCGCTTATTCGGCATTCTTCTTTGGATCTTGATGTCGGTCTCTTTCCTCTGGTTCGGTGCCTTCGCTTCGGCGGGCGGTACGGCACTGGCCGCCCTGACTCATTTTCCGGACGGCTGGGATGCCCGAAACCAATCGCTTTTCTGGGGCTATTGCTCGATCGCCGTATTCGTCACGGCCATCGTATTCAGCAAGGTCGTATACGTCCTGGTTGAACGCTTCATGAAAATCGTGGCCCTCACGACCGTAGCCGGCCTGCTCTGGGCTTGTCTCCAGACCGAGGTCGTCACCGCCGCGCCCGGCTTTCTCCAGGGGCTGTTGGGTCCCACGGCTCCCCTGCCCCGTCCTTGGGAGACCCAAGATGCCACCAAGCTGCTCACCGCCATCGCATTTGCGGGCCTGGGAGGCTTTTGGATCTTGTTCTATTCGTATTGGTTGCGCGACAAGGGCGTGGGGATGGCGGTGCATATGGGCAAGATCACCGGCGCCATTGCCGGCAAACCCGAAGTCGTCACCAGCGACGGCTTTCTTCCGATCGATTTGGCGGAGAACAAGCACCACTGGAAGAAATGGCGGCAGTTCCTCCGCACCGATGTACTCATTGGGATCGTCGGCAATTTGCTGACGACACTCATGACCTGTCTTCTGGCCTATGCGCTCTTGTTTCCCAAGGGCTTGCTCCCCCAGGATTATGAACTTGCCGTGGTGCAGAGCAGATTTTTCGAAGTGGGCTGGGGCGAACTCGGACGACTGTTGTTTCTGGTGGTGGCCTCGGCATTTCTGGCGGATACATGGCTGGCCACGGCTGATGCCGTCAGTCGCATGCAGGCCGACATCGTTCATGTGCTTTTTCCGAAAAGCCGGAGGATTGCTCTACGCACTTGGTATTATATTTTTCTGGCGCTGCTGACCCTGATCACATCCTTGACCATGCTGCTCGACACGCCGGGCACTCTAATCCTCACCAGCGCCGTCATCGGCTTCGGGGGCACTGTCATGTTTCCGGTTGCTCTGTACCTTCTCAATTACCGGCGCCTTTCTCCGCAATTGCCGATTTGGGCCAAACCGTCCTCTGCCGGCTCCTGGCTCCTTGGATTGAGTTTTATTGTCTACCTCGGGCTCGCACTGGCCTATGGCTGGACGATGCTTGCCGGCTAA
- a CDS encoding amidase, protein MNSTTLINKFRSGEWPLPDYLRDLENRFAEIEPGVRAFLPEQDRWTRLYREAEDLERRHPDPAHRPPLFGVPIGIKDIFHIDGFETRAGSLLPPEKLGGPEAGTVKHLKAAGALIVGKTVTAEFAYIAPGPTRNPHNPEHTPGGSSSGSAAAVAAGLSVFSLGTQTVGSINRPAAYCGVCGFKPSYGRLPTDGVIPLAPSADHIGWFAADVDGIELAAQTLVPDWKTARIHRRPNLGIPGGAYLDRVIPDARLPFQKTCSALQAKGYVLLDVPVFPDFEEVYRYHHLLVAAEAARVHEDWYRKYKPLYRPETVELVERGFKVSAADLEVARAIRERQRERLAGLMRQHDIDAWISPSATGPAPHGLNSTGDSVMQMPWTQAGVPLLSIPTGFLGGLPIGIQIAGQWAGDETLVRLGQDIESSLAPAQTG, encoded by the coding sequence ATGAATTCGACCACCTTGATAAACAAATTTCGAAGCGGTGAATGGCCTCTGCCGGATTATCTCCGTGATCTCGAAAACCGTTTTGCCGAGATCGAGCCGGGGGTCCGGGCTTTCCTACCCGAACAGGACCGCTGGACGCGCCTCTATCGGGAGGCCGAGGATCTGGAGCGGCGACATCCGGACCCCGCACATCGACCGCCGCTATTCGGCGTACCGATAGGCATCAAGGATATTTTTCACATCGACGGATTCGAAACGCGTGCGGGCAGTCTTTTGCCGCCGGAGAAACTCGGCGGCCCGGAAGCCGGTACCGTAAAACACCTGAAAGCCGCGGGCGCGCTCATTGTCGGCAAGACCGTCACGGCGGAATTCGCCTATATCGCGCCAGGTCCGACCCGCAATCCGCATAACCCGGAACACACGCCCGGCGGATCGAGCAGCGGTTCCGCAGCAGCGGTTGCAGCTGGTCTCAGTGTTTTTTCGCTCGGCACGCAGACCGTCGGATCGATTAATCGTCCAGCGGCTTATTGCGGCGTTTGCGGATTCAAGCCCAGCTACGGAAGATTGCCGACGGACGGTGTCATCCCCTTGGCTCCGAGTGCCGATCACATTGGCTGGTTCGCCGCCGACGTCGATGGCATCGAACTGGCCGCACAGACGCTGGTTCCGGATTGGAAAACCGCGCGAATCCATAGACGCCCGAATTTGGGAATCCCCGGCGGAGCTTACCTCGACCGTGTCATTCCCGACGCTCGACTTCCGTTTCAAAAGACTTGCTCGGCTCTTCAAGCGAAGGGTTATGTCCTGCTGGATGTGCCCGTGTTTCCGGACTTCGAAGAAGTCTATCGTTACCATCATCTGCTCGTCGCTGCCGAAGCCGCACGGGTACACGAAGACTGGTACCGAAAGTACAAGCCGCTGTACCGTCCGGAAACCGTTGAGCTCGTAGAGCGAGGATTCAAAGTCTCGGCAGCGGACCTGGAAGTCGCACGGGCAATCCGTGAGCGCCAGCGCGAACGCCTCGCCGGATTGATGCGGCAACATGATATCGACGCCTGGATTTCCCCTTCCGCGACCGGCCCGGCTCCCCATGGACTGAACAGCACCGGCGATTCGGTGATGCAAATGCCCTGGACTCAAGCCGGGGTTCCGCTACTAAGTATACCAACCGGGTTCCTGGGCGGCTTGCCCATTGGGATACAAATAGCCGGCCAATGGGCAGGCGACGAGACACTGGTCCGGTTGGGGCAGGACATCGAATCCTCGCTCGCCCCCGCTCAAACCGGCTGA
- the hldE gene encoding bifunctional D-glycero-beta-D-manno-heptose-7-phosphate kinase/D-glycero-beta-D-manno-heptose 1-phosphate adenylyltransferase HldE, whose amino-acid sequence MQLPNFGLARVLVAGDLMLDRYWHGGTSRISPEAPVPVVLVNSVEERLGGAGNVAHNIATFGAQTSLIGYCGCDEAGQNLILLLQTAGIDCVVEQISGLQTITKLRVLSRHQQLIRLDFEDHFHEVASPHLLANFAEKLHEADVVVLSDYGKGTLSSVQDMIGLAREAGKTVLVDPKGTDFDRYRGATVLTPNRSEFEAVAGSARNDEELVENGFALLERLELKALLITRGEHGMTLLQRGESPRHLPAHAKEVYDVTGAGDTVISTLAAALAAGASLEDATGLANLAAGFVVGKLGTASVTLEELDDALHGQRAHHRGAIGLDELLPLLCAARRKGEKIVVTNGCFDILHPGHIQYLQQARALGDRLIVLVNSDASVRRLKGSDRPVNPLEHRMTMLAALECVDWVVPFEDDTPRDLIGRLLPDILVKGGDYKNISDIAGHDHVLANGGEVRILDFLGDYSTTRIIQAIRNT is encoded by the coding sequence ATGCAGCTTCCTAATTTCGGCCTGGCCCGTGTCCTGGTCGCTGGCGATTTGATGCTCGATCGTTACTGGCACGGCGGCACTTCCCGCATTTCGCCCGAGGCTCCCGTCCCTGTAGTATTGGTGAACAGCGTCGAGGAAAGACTGGGCGGCGCCGGCAACGTCGCTCATAACATTGCGACTTTCGGGGCTCAGACCAGCCTCATCGGTTATTGCGGGTGCGATGAAGCCGGACAAAACCTTATCCTACTCCTCCAAACTGCCGGTATCGATTGCGTCGTGGAGCAGATTTCGGGGCTGCAGACCATAACCAAGCTCAGAGTTCTGAGCCGGCATCAGCAGCTCATTCGCCTGGACTTCGAGGACCACTTCCATGAGGTCGCATCGCCCCATCTTCTCGCAAATTTCGCCGAAAAATTGCACGAGGCCGATGTGGTGGTGCTCTCGGACTACGGCAAGGGGACGCTCAGTTCGGTTCAGGACATGATCGGGCTCGCCCGAGAGGCGGGCAAGACGGTTTTGGTGGACCCGAAGGGCACCGATTTCGACCGGTATCGCGGAGCCACCGTCCTAACTCCCAATCGCAGCGAATTCGAGGCCGTAGCCGGATCTGCCCGGAACGATGAGGAACTCGTGGAAAATGGATTTGCCCTGCTGGAAAGGCTGGAATTGAAGGCGCTCCTGATCACCCGCGGCGAACACGGAATGACTTTGCTGCAACGCGGGGAGTCGCCCAGACATTTGCCAGCCCATGCCAAAGAGGTCTACGATGTAACCGGAGCCGGCGACACCGTCATATCGACGCTCGCCGCAGCTCTGGCGGCGGGCGCATCGCTGGAGGATGCCACGGGTCTCGCCAATCTCGCCGCCGGATTCGTCGTGGGCAAGCTAGGGACGGCAAGCGTGACTCTCGAAGAATTGGATGATGCCCTGCACGGTCAGCGCGCCCATCACCGCGGCGCGATCGGGCTCGACGAACTCCTGCCTTTGCTCTGCGCGGCGCGGCGCAAAGGGGAGAAGATCGTCGTCACCAACGGCTGCTTCGACATCCTGCATCCCGGCCATATCCAGTATCTCCAGCAAGCCCGAGCTCTGGGAGACCGGCTTATCGTGCTGGTCAACAGCGATGCCTCGGTAAGACGCCTCAAGGGCAGCGACCGCCCGGTCAACCCGCTCGAACACCGCATGACCATGCTGGCGGCTCTCGAATGCGTAGACTGGGTCGTGCCGTTCGAGGACGATACGCCGCGCGACCTCATCGGACGCCTGCTGCCCGATATTCTCGTGAAAGGCGGAGACTACAAGAACATCAGCGACATCGCCGGCCACGATCACGTTCTGGCCAACGGAGGAGAAGTCAGGATTCTAGATTTTCTGGGCGATTATTCGACTACCCGGATCATTCAAGCCATACGCAATACCTGA
- the dnaB gene encoding replicative DNA helicase yields the protein MSDHARLTDRAVDALRVPPYSIHAEQSVLGGLMLDNQTWDVVADRVGEEDFYRKDHKLIFRAIKQLAEKQSPFDVVTLSEVLEKTGSLEEAGGLAYLAMMAKETPSAANISSYSDIVREKSVLRQLIHAGTEIADSAFQPENRDLAMLLETAEQKVFQIADQRRRGGIGFKPIKSLLSAAIDRIEMLFHKEGHITGASTGFTDFDDMTSGLQASDLIIIAGRPSMGKTTFAMNIAENVAIKEQIPVAVFSMEMPGEQLAMRMMSSLGRIDQHRVRTGKLEDDEWPRMTSAINILAETKLFIDDTPALTPTEVRARCRRLAREHGQLGLVVLDYLQLMQCSGGENRVAEISEISRSLKALAKELNVPVIALSQLNRNLEQRPNKRPVPSDLRESGSIEQDADLIVFIYRDEVYHPDSADKGTAEIIIAKQRNGPIGTVRLTFLGQYTRFENFISDPYAGEDF from the coding sequence ATGTCTGATCACGCCCGTTTAACGGACAGAGCAGTGGACGCGCTTCGCGTTCCGCCTTACTCCATTCACGCCGAGCAATCCGTACTCGGTGGTCTCATGCTCGACAATCAAACCTGGGATGTCGTGGCCGACCGCGTCGGAGAAGAGGATTTTTACCGTAAGGACCACAAGCTTATATTCCGCGCCATCAAGCAGCTCGCGGAAAAACAGAGCCCGTTCGACGTGGTGACTTTGTCGGAGGTCCTGGAAAAGACCGGATCGCTGGAAGAAGCGGGCGGTCTCGCGTACCTCGCGATGATGGCCAAGGAGACGCCCAGCGCGGCCAACATCTCGTCCTATTCCGATATCGTCCGCGAAAAATCGGTCTTGCGGCAATTGATCCACGCCGGTACCGAAATCGCAGATTCAGCCTTTCAGCCGGAAAATCGCGATCTGGCCATGTTGCTCGAAACAGCCGAGCAAAAGGTTTTTCAGATCGCCGATCAGCGGCGACGCGGCGGAATTGGCTTCAAGCCGATCAAGTCGCTCCTGTCTGCCGCCATCGACCGGATCGAGATGCTCTTCCACAAGGAAGGACATATTACCGGGGCGAGTACCGGTTTCACCGATTTCGACGATATGACCTCGGGCCTGCAAGCCTCCGATCTCATCATCATCGCCGGCCGGCCGTCCATGGGAAAAACCACCTTCGCCATGAACATCGCCGAAAACGTAGCGATCAAGGAGCAGATTCCGGTGGCGGTGTTCAGCATGGAGATGCCGGGCGAGCAACTGGCCATGCGCATGATGTCGTCGCTGGGCCGCATCGATCAGCATAGGGTGCGCACCGGCAAACTGGAGGACGACGAATGGCCGCGCATGACCTCTGCGATCAACATTCTGGCGGAAACCAAGCTGTTCATAGACGACACCCCTGCCCTGACACCTACCGAGGTGCGCGCCCGCTGCCGCCGCCTGGCACGCGAACACGGGCAGCTGGGACTGGTGGTGCTCGACTACCTTCAGCTGATGCAGTGCTCCGGGGGCGAAAACCGGGTGGCGGAGATCTCGGAAATTTCCCGCTCCCTCAAGGCATTGGCCAAGGAGCTGAACGTTCCGGTAATCGCCCTTTCGCAGCTCAACCGCAACCTGGAACAGCGCCCCAATAAACGGCCGGTGCCGTCCGATCTCCGCGAATCCGGCTCGATCGAGCAGGATGCCGACCTGATCGTATTCATCTACCGCGATGAGGTCTATCATCCTGATTCAGCCGATAAAGGCACCGCCGAGATCATCATCGCGAAACAGCGTAACGGCCCCATCGGCACCGTGCGACTGACGTTCCTCGGGCAATACACGCGCTTCGAGAATTTCATCTCGGATCCATATGCGGGTGAGGATTTCTGA
- the alr gene encoding alanine racemase: MLLSAYAELDLAAVPHNLARIRAVAPNAKIMAVIKANAYGHGLIRIAKALSGVDAFAVARLGEGITLREAGIRQRIAVLQGFIDREELELHIRFGLEPVIHSPFHVEIVEGLSSAEFLSVWLKLDTGMHRLGVLPEEFTSCYARLQRCPAVRQPIPMMTHLANADALQDLITAKQLDCFKSALHNIRTECSIANSAGFLAWDAARVEWIRPGIALYGVSPFSDRTGLDEGLQPVMTFRSRLISIKNLKAGDAVGYGGDWICPRPTRLGIASVGYGDGYPRHARSGTPVLVRGQRVCLVGRVSMDMISLDLTDCPDVRVGDEVTLWGKGLPIEEIARHASTIPYALLCGITPRVKMVERWE; encoded by the coding sequence ATGCTGCTATCCGCTTATGCCGAGCTGGATCTCGCGGCAGTTCCGCACAATCTGGCGCGCATCCGCGCCGTTGCGCCGAATGCGAAAATCATGGCAGTCATCAAAGCCAACGCTTACGGGCACGGGCTGATTCGCATCGCCAAGGCATTGAGCGGAGTCGACGCCTTCGCCGTGGCGCGCCTCGGCGAGGGGATTACCCTCCGGGAGGCCGGCATAAGACAACGGATTGCGGTGTTGCAAGGCTTCATCGATCGAGAAGAACTGGAGCTTCATATTCGCTTCGGATTGGAACCCGTCATTCACTCCCCATTCCACGTCGAAATTGTAGAGGGCCTATCTTCGGCCGAATTCCTGTCGGTCTGGCTGAAACTGGATACCGGTATGCATAGGCTGGGCGTCTTGCCGGAGGAGTTCACCTCCTGTTATGCGAGGCTGCAAAGGTGTCCCGCAGTGCGCCAGCCCATTCCCATGATGACCCACTTGGCCAATGCAGACGCATTGCAGGATCTGATTACCGCAAAACAGCTGGATTGTTTCAAAAGCGCGCTTCACAATATTCGAACCGAATGCAGTATCGCTAACTCGGCTGGATTCCTGGCCTGGGATGCCGCGCGCGTGGAATGGATCCGCCCGGGAATTGCGCTTTACGGCGTGTCGCCTTTTTCAGACCGTACCGGTTTGGATGAAGGGCTTCAGCCGGTAATGACCTTCCGCAGCCGGCTCATCTCGATAAAAAACCTGAAGGCCGGCGACGCCGTAGGTTACGGGGGAGACTGGATTTGCCCGCGCCCGACGCGTCTCGGAATCGCATCGGTCGGCTATGGTGACGGCTATCCGCGCCATGCCCGGTCGGGTACGCCGGTGCTGGTCAGGGGACAGCGGGTGTGTTTGGTCGGACGAGTCTCCATGGACATGATCAGCCTCGATCTCACGGATTGTCCCGATGTCCGAGTCGGAGACGAAGTCACCTTATGGGGCAAGGGTCTGCCCATCGAAGAAATCGCTCGGCACGCCTCGACCATTCCCTATGCCCTGCTCTGCGGCATTACACCACGCGTCAAAATGGTCGAACGCTGGGAATAG
- a CDS encoding DUF1496 domain-containing protein has protein sequence MAERIARPQVGAPDPELKTSPILEEFDDDYLVLKQQVPEEPVCYFNNKRYAHDTYICSGDTLLRCDYGIWIRAGSCDPDNP, from the coding sequence GTGGCCGAACGCATCGCCAGACCCCAAGTGGGTGCCCCGGACCCGGAGCTGAAGACGTCGCCGATTCTGGAAGAATTCGACGATGACTATTTGGTACTCAAGCAGCAAGTGCCCGAAGAACCCGTGTGTTACTTCAACAACAAACGATACGCCCACGACACTTACATCTGTAGCGGCGATACGCTTCTGCGCTGCGACTACGGTATCTGGATCAGAGCCGGCTCTTGCGACCCGGACAATCCCTGA
- a CDS encoding TraR/DksA family transcriptional regulator — protein sequence MPQHLSDEQLEKFRRRLQARLAELTRGVREEVIRSDHHHFTDVAGEVHDSEEASVANLVIDMELQTIDRHVHEIREIEAALIRIGSREFGICVDCEQPIALARLEANPTTERCIACQSAYEKEQALSRSSSL from the coding sequence ATGCCGCAGCATCTCTCTGATGAACAGCTCGAAAAATTCCGCCGGAGGCTTCAAGCGCGTCTGGCGGAACTGACCCGAGGGGTTCGAGAAGAAGTCATTCGCTCCGACCACCATCACTTTACCGACGTCGCCGGCGAAGTCCACGACTCCGAAGAAGCTTCGGTAGCCAACCTGGTCATCGACATGGAACTTCAGACTATAGATCGGCACGTGCACGAAATCCGCGAGATAGAAGCCGCGCTCATCCGAATCGGCAGCCGCGAGTTCGGTATTTGCGTCGATTGCGAGCAGCCTATTGCGTTGGCGCGGCTGGAAGCCAATCCCACCACGGAGCGCTGTATTGCCTGCCAGAGCGCATACGAGAAAGAACAAGCGTTGTCCCGTTCATCTTCCCTGTAG
- the epmA gene encoding EF-P lysine aminoacylase EpmA — MPEWRPSCSMAALQKRAVMLASIRRFFAARHVLEVETPLLCRAGVTDPNLHPFKTVLRKPGAAAGDPLYLQTSPEFAMKRLLAAGSGSIYQICKAFRNEESGRHHNPEFTLLEWYRVGFDLDRLIDEIDALLREICRDDLILEASERLSYRELFREHVGADPLSGSFEELAECSGTRGLPEAEALCGEDRSFWLDLLFSHLVQPRLGRGRIAFVRDFPAFLPSLARKKSDDPRVVERVEIFLEGLELGNGFHELTDAVEQEERFDRDLAVRKANGQSLPAKDERMLAALKNGLPDCSGIALGLDRLLMIMMQAESIADVLTFPTARA; from the coding sequence ATGCCGGAATGGCGCCCTAGTTGTTCCATGGCCGCGCTGCAAAAGCGAGCGGTCATGCTCGCAAGCATTCGGCGTTTCTTTGCAGCCAGACACGTTCTGGAGGTCGAGACGCCACTGCTGTGCCGAGCCGGCGTTACCGACCCTAATCTCCATCCTTTCAAGACCGTTCTCCGTAAGCCCGGTGCGGCCGCGGGCGACCCGCTTTATCTGCAAACCTCTCCGGAGTTCGCGATGAAGCGCTTATTGGCGGCGGGTAGCGGCTCGATCTACCAGATCTGCAAGGCTTTCCGGAACGAAGAGTCCGGCCGGCATCATAATCCCGAGTTTACGCTGCTCGAGTGGTACAGAGTGGGTTTCGATTTGGATCGGCTGATCGATGAAATCGATGCCTTGTTGCGGGAAATCTGCCGAGACGATCTGATTCTGGAAGCCTCCGAGCGGCTGAGTTACCGTGAACTATTTCGGGAGCACGTCGGCGCCGATCCACTCTCGGGCTCATTCGAGGAACTCGCCGAATGCTCCGGGACTCGGGGGCTTCCCGAGGCCGAAGCGCTCTGCGGCGAAGATCGTTCGTTCTGGCTCGATTTGCTGTTCAGCCATCTGGTCCAACCCCGTCTCGGACGAGGGAGAATCGCATTCGTGCGAGATTTCCCCGCTTTCCTTCCCTCCTTAGCGCGAAAAAAGTCAGATGATCCTCGCGTGGTCGAACGCGTGGAGATCTTTCTCGAAGGATTGGAATTGGGCAACGGGTTTCACGAGTTAACCGACGCCGTCGAGCAGGAAGAGCGTTTCGATCGGGATCTCGCCGTCCGCAAAGCAAACGGTCAGTCCTTGCCGGCGAAAGACGAGCGCATGCTGGCGGCGCTCAAGAACGGTCTGCCGGACTGTTCCGGTATCGCTTTGGGTTTGGATCGTTTGTTGATGATTATGATGCAAGCGGAATCCATCGCCGATGTGCTGACATTTCCGACAGCACGGGCATAG
- the efp gene encoding elongation factor P: MATFSTNEFKGGLKVMLDGDPCSIIENEFVKPGKGQAFNRVKLRNLKTGRVIERTFKSGETLEAADVVDTEMQYLYNDGEQWHFMVPESFEQYAADSNVVGDAKKWLKEQDICIVTLYNGTPISVTPPNFVELTIVETDPGVRGDTSGGGGKPATLDTGAVVRVPLFVQTGEVIKVDTRTGEYVSRVK; encoded by the coding sequence ATGGCAACATTCAGCACCAATGAATTCAAGGGCGGTTTAAAAGTGATGCTCGACGGAGATCCCTGCTCGATCATCGAAAACGAATTCGTGAAGCCGGGAAAGGGCCAGGCGTTTAACCGGGTAAAACTGCGCAACCTCAAGACCGGCCGTGTAATCGAGCGCACTTTCAAGTCCGGAGAAACATTGGAGGCCGCGGACGTTGTCGACACGGAAATGCAGTATCTGTACAACGACGGCGAGCAGTGGCACTTTATGGTTCCGGAGAGTTTCGAACAATATGCCGCTGACAGCAATGTAGTGGGTGATGCGAAGAAGTGGCTCAAAGAGCAGGACATATGTATCGTCACCTTATACAACGGTACTCCCATTTCGGTCACGCCGCCTAATTTCGTGGAGCTGACGATTGTCGAAACCGATCCCGGCGTACGCGGCGACACGTCCGGAGGCGGCGGGAAGCCTGCGACTCTGGATACCGGAGCCGTGGTCAGAGTGCCGCTGTTCGTACAGACCGGCGAAGTGATCAAAGTAGACACCCGTACCGGCGAATACGTTTCGCGGGTCAAATAG
- the epmB gene encoding EF-P beta-lysylation protein EpmB codes for MKTSWQMALADSFTKPADLLAFLELDEIHRPEFRQATDRFSFRVTQSYAQRMAKGNPHDPLLLQVLPDVRELIEHPNFANDPVGDLKAAAAPGVLQKYQGRILLITTGACAIHCRYCFRRNFPYDGNAIGKQQEQNALDVIRRDRTLNEVIFSGGDPLVLSDERLGQMIRKIGEIPHIRRLRIHTRLPIVLPCRITTELIAALTATHLNSVIVIHANHPNEFNHEVSVALRTLRKSGMSLLNQTVLLKDVNDDTDVLVGLSEALFENGVLPYYLHLLDKARGTSHFDLSTEEALKIYRTLRKSLPGYLLPKLVREEAGRPYKTPVG; via the coding sequence ATGAAAACGTCCTGGCAGATGGCGTTGGCCGACTCTTTTACCAAGCCCGCCGACCTTCTGGCCTTCCTGGAATTGGATGAAATCCATAGACCGGAATTCCGGCAGGCCACGGATCGTTTTTCGTTTCGCGTAACGCAGAGTTATGCACAGCGCATGGCCAAGGGCAATCCGCACGACCCGCTCTTGCTCCAGGTATTGCCCGACGTTCGTGAACTCATCGAGCATCCGAACTTTGCAAACGATCCGGTAGGAGACTTAAAGGCTGCCGCCGCCCCCGGAGTGCTGCAGAAATACCAAGGGCGGATCCTGCTCATCACGACAGGCGCCTGCGCCATTCACTGTCGCTATTGCTTCAGACGCAATTTTCCGTATGACGGGAACGCAATCGGCAAACAGCAGGAGCAGAATGCTCTCGATGTCATTCGCCGTGACCGAACCCTTAATGAAGTGATATTCAGCGGCGGCGATCCACTGGTGCTGAGTGACGAACGCTTGGGACAGATGATCAGAAAAATTGGGGAGATACCACACATCAGGCGGCTCCGAATACACACCCGGCTACCCATCGTTCTTCCCTGCCGCATCACGACCGAGCTTATCGCAGCGCTGACCGCCACCCACCTGAATAGCGTGATCGTGATTCACGCCAACCACCCGAACGAGTTCAATCATGAGGTAAGTGTTGCGCTGCGGACGCTTCGGAAATCCGGCATGTCATTGCTCAACCAAACGGTGTTGCTCAAGGACGTCAACGACGATACCGACGTCCTCGTCGGGCTCAGTGAAGCGCTTTTCGAAAACGGAGTGCTGCCGTATTACCTGCATCTGTTGGACAAGGCCCGGGGAACCAGCCACTTCGACCTGTCGACAGAAGAGGCGCTGAAGATTTACCGAACCCTACGGAAGTCGCTACCCGGTTATTTGCTGCCGAAACTGGTCCGGGAGGAGGCGGGCCGACCGTACAAAACGCCGGTCGGATAA